Part of the Lolium rigidum isolate FL_2022 chromosome 6, APGP_CSIRO_Lrig_0.1, whole genome shotgun sequence genome, AGATTATCTCAGGAAAAAAGTCAAGCAAGGCAAAAACATACTGTTATATTCTTTAAGAGATCATAGCTGACATCAGAAGCTGCATATGACTTTGGATGCCATTTCGCCTCAGACCAATCCACATGTGTAACTGACCAATTAGCTATTCCACCTGGATCTACCATCTGATGTTTCATAAAAGGATTTAGCAGTTAGCAAATAACTCGGAGAAAATAATGTAAGTGCAACTTCTATAGGTTGTAAATACTGACATTGAATAAGGTTGGCAAATAATGCTCGTCAGCAATACAGTTGCGCCCATCGGCTGGCTGCAAATCCCACAATATAGATAAATTACTTCCTAAAAATCGACTAGCCAGCAAAAAAGTCAGATAAACTAGAAAAGTGAGAGTATTCGTTCAGACTTGATGACTATAGAGGAGTTACAGTTGCTCAAATGCATCTCAGTAGATAATGTATTCCACACAAGTGACACAAGGACTATATGAGTCCCGATATTAATCTTATTAGAATATGTCACCATTTGCTAAGGAAAAAAAGACCACTTTGCAACGGAGTTtaaacatattattttatgtttatGATAGTGGTTATCAAAACCATAATTCAGTTCATCAAGGCCTATTTACGAAGCAGTTGGAGGGGCATGAAAGACCATGTTACCAATTAGAGGTAATTACTGAAATGCTATACTAGAGTTTCACTATAACAACTCTGGACTTTATATTAAAAATATATGTACATATTTCAGTCAACCTTACAATGCAACAAAGTAGAAATACACTTTAACATCATGTGCAAATTTCCTAGTGAAATACCTGGTACATCCACAAAAGATTGCAACTCTAGAAAAGAAACACACCTTGCAATATAGCTTGAACTTCTTGTAGTAAAGATTGTCGGCCAGAATCATTAAAGCATGTTTCCTCGTGATTGCAAACCACTATAATAAGAGCAAAAATTACACAAGAAATCATATGAGATAAGAGTCTAATACTCAATAATCAACTTCTGAAAATGTCAGCTTCGCATCATGAAAAAACTGGTACCAACTAATATAGAACTGAAATAAGTTGGACCTGCAAGTATCATATATAATACTTATCACTAACAACAGCAACAATAAAAAAACTACTTCAGCTGTACCTGAGCACCCTTTCTGAAGTCCCTCTCCTCTATTTCAGGAAGCATCTCAAGAAAATACCTTCCATTTCCATGAGGACCAGGATCCTGGAAGCTACAATGATAATAGAGacaggaaaaaaacaaaatacTCAGACATGGACATCTGCGAGTGATAACATGGTgtaaaactaattaacaaaaaaaatgaaaccgtatctaggaggaactagacacttttttgatatagtagaagcgggacttggcgtgacaattccgaaattcatccctgacaggaatcgaactccgatcgttggggtgcgccagtgtgaccccaaccactgggttaagcccacgtcgtcaaaaatgaaaccgtgtctaggaggaactagacacttttttgatatagcagaagcgggacttggcgtgacaattccgaaattcatCCACGACAGGAATagaactccggtcgttggggtgcgccactgcgaccccaaccactgggctaagcccacgcgACACCCTAGTGGTACTGGCCAACACCATTTGTTTCACGCGTTCCCCTTTACTTCATTCTCAAAATGGTAATGAAATACAAGTATTATCGTTCTTACCAATCAACAAAACTAATGCTTGTTCCCATCAGGTAATTAAATACATAGTCAAATGAATACAGCGGAACACAACTGTGACAGAAAGAAAAGAGTGGTGTCAGTATGgtgaaagatttttttttttttttttaaaaagaagTAACCCATAATCAGGAATCCAAACCTATCAGAAAGAAGGACAAAAAATTGATTATCAGGGTCTTCCAGTGCATTTGCTAATAGCCTCTTCTCTGCATCTATCATTGAAATCGTTCCCCATTCAACCTGCATATCAATTACATACTCTATTATTCAAATTCAACAGCGAACATGCAACACAAATCAATATGATAATCGTTAGAAGAGAAACCTAAAAATATGTATGCATTGTAAGAAGCCCCTCGATTTACAAAGTTAGTACATTTAGAATTTTTGGCAATCAATCCAAACTGCTAACAGTGGTGCTTCAAGTCTGAAGATACTAGTACTAGCCTTGAGGATACAAGTAATGCAACACACCAGTTACAGAAAGAACTGTATAATCTATCTCGGACACAGCATGCCCTGCACAATTGGGAATGGTACTAATGCTCTTAAGCAAgcgatcttgatcaagttatgttCTGAATAAATCAATAGGAGCTCACTGCTATATATGTCATGGGTGTATAACGATAGTTTAGCCATTAACACATACATCACTCATTGAGAGAAATAACTTTGTTCTAGGCATTAGCTTTGAAAATATAGAAGACAGATTTTACTTGACAAATCTCTGAGACAAGAAAGTTTAGACAAAACAACCATGCCAGCCTACAAAGGATTCAAGTGTAGATGAGAATTATTACCGCATCACTATGAATATCTCGGCCAACAAAGAGAGAACTGGAATGCACAGGCTTCTGACCCGACGCGTGCACATAGATAGAGTATCGCCCCTCGTGACCCTGTGTAAAGTGATTTGGTTTAAGTTCACATGTCATATACTACcttcatcccaaggcttaaggcctatatttttttcagaaagcaaactatgttaaatttgactaagtttttataaaaaatcattaacatgaaaagtacaaaaccaatatcattagatagataatgaaatatattttcatatggtacctataaaatatcatatttgttcataaaatattcttaaattttggtcaaactttatttcgtttgactttctgaaaaaaatataggccttaagccttgggatggaggtagtaaacAATAGAGAATATCACATTATGTAGACATGCAGAGAGGTTAGTAGCAAGGAGGGAGGAGAATATAGTGACAAGTGCATGCTAGCAAGATAGTATTATTGGCTTGGTCAAGACGATCGGTTTAATTTACCTATGCAAACAAAGAATCCTTCAACATTCCACCGCTCAAAGATAAATGCTTACACTAAGCTAATATTGTCCACAACAATGCATCATTATTGAAATAATGGTTGTTTCTAAAAACTGGAAATCTTGACGATGCCTTGTCAATAATGAAAACCCAAAGAAACCTTAAATTGCACAATGACAGCGGGTGAAATCAGGCAAACCTGCAAAAACTTCTCCCACAATTTCTCCAAGGGCAATGAATCGGGCGTCAGGAACATAAGAGCGATCTTTGGATTCTTCGACACGCACGTGGGCATTGCGAGGATATCCCTGATAACAGCGGCGGACATGATCTCTTCATCAGTTTCTCCCCCACGGCCGTAAGAAGGGTGCCAGTCCTTGGAAGGTGTGCACACACTAGAAGAGGAGCGGTAGCTCTGAGAGTAGTGGTGGGTCGGGTAGATATACGCCACGATCAATACAACAGAGACCAGGCAGAGGAGAAGGATGATCCACATGGGCTTCTTGGCCGCAGCCCGCAGGCGCACAGGCGGCATGACAGTCATGTCCTTGCTGCTGTTCGTCACAATGTAGGCACTTTCAGCTCCTTACTGGCACCTTCCTTCCCAGGCAAAAGGGGATTAACTTgcagaggtggaggtggagatgaggagggaggagagagagaggggggattTATATATAAACGAACAAAAGGGGATTAACTAAGCTAGAAGGGGCACTAATTCGGACATGTGAGGTAGCAAGGTCGGTGACCCAAATGGAGGCAACAcagggagaagagaagagaagagaaacgATATTTGGGCAGAGGTGTCATCTTACAATTTTGTCCCTTGGATTTTTGTTTTCTCTACTTATATAGAATTTATttttgcgaattccaccatgtagtTTTACAGCTCCACTAGTTGGAGGGGATACCGGGCCCTGTATTCATCCATTTGGCGCTCTTTCTGTTGTTACTCGTTGTTCATTTATTTTATCTTccataagactactcatagtgtgaGTAATATAGGTAGTAACATTACTTAACCCAACACATTTTTGTGACATGACATGCACATAAATGAAGAAACAGTgtaaggtggtaactagctatgtcaccataacatcacacaccctaaGACAAGATGAATCTACAACATAATACCACATATTTGTTACTTCtcactatgaagatagtaacataGATTAGTAATATGTacagtgcatgttactactcaatGTTACTTTCCACTATAACTAACCTAATAAGATTGTACTGATGTACTATGCAGAATACGAAGAAGTTGCATCGGAAAGTCAAATCACTCGGTTTATTGTCAATAGTAAGATTAGGCAGGAGGGATGAAGAAGCCCGCGGCATCATCAGAAGGACAATCACTCGGTTTGTTTTCCGTGATAATAATATTATGTACTCTAAAAGAGATGGCCGAGCGGCATGAGAACTTGATTTTCCGTAACCAGATTATAACATTGTAGGAGCAAGGTTTCTCATCCAATACGACTTTGGAATTGGAGTAGTGCTAATTAAGTCAAATCACTCGGTTTATTGTCAATAGTAAGATTAGGCAGGAGGGATGAAGAAGCGCGCGGCATCATCAGAAGGACAATCACTCGGTTTGTTTTCCGTGATAATAATATTATGTACTCTAGAAGAGATGGCCGAGCGGCATGAGAACTTGATTTTCCGTAACCAGATTATAACATTGTAGGAGCAAGGTTTCTCATCCAATACGACTTTGGAATTGGAGTAGTGCTAATTATCGCGAGAAACGGTTACAAATTATGATCTGTGTTATCTTAGGgtatgtgcaatggttgataaggcTGTCTTATCTTAACTCTGCcacgtaatctagatataacaataaaatatgatgtacaatgggttattttttagtcttatcttaaTTAACGAGACACTCTAAATTtatggtgagagagattgtgttaagagatcatctcttagctaagagaaggcaaagtcttttttcatctttctctttcttccacatcagcgtttatcctacgtggcactactaagatatcaccattgtacatggttATGGAAAAGGATGGTATCCTCAGATTTGTGCTAGTGCCTTATAGTAAATTTTGACTGCAATTAAAAGATGAACAGCTTTGCTTTAATATTCATCTTTTGCTGGTACCTTCGGGCGAGTAATGCAAAGTACAAAAGCGGGCAGATGGAACCAGAGAATTCCATAGAAATTGAGGAAAATTGAGGAGCCCGAGTTCATAGAAATTGTTTCCGACAGGAACCAGAAAAATTGGGGAGCCGGAGTTCATAAAAATTGTTTCTGTTCCAAATTCTGCGTCTGAATGAATACGAACGAAGAAAATCCGTACACACAGAGGACAACTTTTGTAGCCCATGATCAATCTCTCAGGAATCTGGAAATCTCCACGACTTCTGCTACCGTACATGGAATTGCGCACAACAAGTCAGCTACACTAATGCAAAGCAAAAGTACAAACCAAAACCATCAACGTAGAGCAAGAACCAAAAGCAAATGCTTCCAGGCACACGCATCCTGCCCGGTGTGCACAGGCAGAACATTCTCGTCAGAAAACGAACGAAAGTGGCTCCCGGCTGTTCCACTTGCAGTTGCAGGCAAGCGTCCAAGCAAAAGCAGGGACAACATAGGTAGAGACAATCCGCTGCTGCTGCTCCCGATCAATCCGTCTCCGCTTTCTCCTGAACTTTCAAAAGTGATGCCATGAGGTCTCCGATTTCTCCGGAAATTTCAAAAGTGATCCCATGCATTTGAGATTTCCTTAAAGGTATTTCTTGTGCGGTTTCTGATCCTGATGTGGGACAGCTTTAGGTTCTTGCTGTTGAAGCAGGGTAATCAGCTGAGTCATTTCAAGTGATATATTGGCAGTGAACGTTCGAAAATTGCTCCCGATCAGGGACTTTGTTGCTCTTATTTTCTGTTAATGGTTTCTTTAAATTATTGACACCAGTGAGTAATATATTGGCAGTGAAAGTTAGAAAAAACGAGGACATTATCTATTTCCCACTGAAATAGTAAATCATAAAGAGGGGATAATGGCAAATAAATATAGACATTATTGATGATGTTCAACTAGATGGACATCGTGCTTATTCAACTATGAACATGCCCACCAGGATCTTATCTTACAACAAATAATGGTACATCAAAAAATAATGAGTGCATCCACGGCACTGGAGACCAAACAATGTAGTCCTGAAAAACAAGTGAAGTCGTCGCGAAAAAAAGGGGGGGTCCTGGAACGTAATTCACATCTACAAACTCCGGTGAAGCAAAGAAAACTGCGCGCAAGTCTGTTCCTTCACAGCATTTGGTGCTCCTTATTGTTTACatggtggcatacacaattttTTACCTAGCCTCATCTTCTAGGTTGCGGAATCCGGTGGTAAGGTCATCGTAAAGTTTCTGGAATTTCGCGACCAGGACGTCTTCGCCTTCTGCAGGGTCTTCGAACTTTTGAGATCTGTTTCATACAAAAGAAATATGTTAATTTTTTAGTCTAACCAAAATATTCAAGAAGAAACATCAATCAATAGGTAACAACTTGATTATGGCCTGAAATACTTACACAAGGCGGTAAAATAGATCACCCATGCGACTCTTTACAACGGCGTAGGTTATCTTATGCCCTTCAGCATTAGCTGCTCGCTCCACAGCCTGCAAACCATACATACATATATTAACATTTGTGGATATTTCTTCTACGATGGGAACTACCTCTGGCATTCACCTACTACTACAACAAGAAACTTAGTTTCAGTAAATGGAAATAGTTTATAGAACATAtggggaaattcaattcggcacatgggaacatatgctcctgccaccggaaaaacattttgaaatattcaaaaaaattgaacaaaaaatTTCTCGCTTACGTATCAACATGTTACGTGCGCACATAAAGTCTTGCGAAAAAACGACATTTTTTGcgacttgtgtgaaaaagataaacaaaacATCTCATACACAACTTGTTCTtacagaaaaatttgtcttttttacaaatgacactcaaaatgtcggttttctgtggaaccattttgtgaacgtgtagaatttcgagatgtgtccactaaattttatgttcaaaattttcaacattttaaaagtgcatttaaaatgaagtttaaaaaccgggagcatatcccgggtgccaaaacaccactcccgaacATATGGGTTTATATATCAGAAGTTGCAAATATAAGGATGCAGCGCCTATCACCACTCATTTCCCCAAAACATCCATGTATCTGATGGCTACTTTATTTCCTTATCATGCGCTATGTACCTTTATTGAATGGATTATATTAAGTCTAAGTCCCAGCTCATTGCCAGATTTTACTTGAGTAAATTACAGTTGCCTAAACGTTTATGCAATTAACCAGAACAATTCAGGCCAAAGGTGCACAGGTCTAGACGTAGACTTTAGCATAAATAGTTTACTTAAGCCCATATCTGTTCATCATCACTATCATAGCCTGACACTGAGTGTCAACATGATGAGGgcacatcaaaatccaaaccgatGAGACAGGGAAGACAGATCAAACAGACTAGGGGTGGTGAATCATTTGTCATCAAGAAAAACGTAGTTAACTGGAACTTTCACTTTGACCTGGATAAATGGAACTGGCTATGGTGCATAAACAGTTGGATTAGGCGTGACTAACAGTGTCCTTTTCAGGCCTACTTGAAACTCAAAAGTACTAAGATACTGCCATAGAGTTGAGGATAAAATAAAGCAGGGTGCAATTATTGACAAGGGAACCATGGAAACACCTAGGTTCAACTATTTTTGCAATAAGCCCCTAGATCAAGATTCAGCAATATCAAACTTTACACGATAGGCATGCATCAGTCAAAAATATATACTTTCAAGTTCAAACATCTAAACTGTTTGTGCAACCTAAGCTTTAAGGCTAAAAAAGGTCACAAAAAGAGGGATTACCTGGTTCGCTAATGTGTTGAAATGAATAATGTTGCGCATCATCCAAACTGATTTGTAGAATGGACAATACTTGTCATATCTGTTTCAACAAATATTCGTTCTCAGTTAAAAAAGAAAGGTTAGGCATAGAAGATTATTCATATAAAGCAGACGCTGGTATCACTCACGGGGTAAATGCGTTCTGCGCCAAATAATCCTCCCTCAGAAGCTTGGCTGTCTCCAACGTAATCTTGTCACCTTCTCCCAATGCATCTTTACCAACAAGCTGACAAGTTGGCAAAATATTAGTCCAGTGATGATGTTCAT contains:
- the LOC124667163 gene encoding glycosyltransferase BC10-like codes for the protein MTVMPPVRLRAAAKKPMWIILLLCLVSVVLIVAYIYPTHHYSQSYRSSSSVCTPSKDWHPSYGRGGETDEEIMSAAVIRDILAMPTCVSKNPKIALMFLTPDSLPLEKLWEKFLQGHEGRYSIYVHASGQKPVHSSSLFVGRDIHSDAVEWGTISMIDAEKRLLANALEDPDNQFFVLLSDSCVPLYSFDYVFNYLMGTSISFVDCFQDPGPHGNGRYFLEMLPEIEERDFRKGAQWFAITRKHALMILADNLYYKKFKLYCKPADGRNCIADEHYLPTLFNMVDPGGIANWSVTHVDWSEAKWHPKSYAASDVSYDLLKNITSVDESFHVTSDDKKLMTQQPCLWNGSKSPCYLFARKFDPETLDSLLKIFSNYKSV